In Labilibaculum sp. DW002, one DNA window encodes the following:
- a CDS encoding polysaccharide deacetylase family protein produces MNLRWMRAPGIFKIFFRNFIWRYNTGAKKVYLTFDDGPIPESTLWTLDMLKEKEVKATFFCVGENVYKHPELFQKILDNGHAVGNHTYNHLKGWSVDTSKYIENVIMANDLIKSNLFRPPYGQIKSAQAKHLLSEYKLVMWDVLSGDYRKDISPEKCYQDVLKSVRPGSIILFHNHAKSEENMRFAVPRLIDELKLQGYEFDICH; encoded by the coding sequence ATGAATTTGAGATGGATGAGAGCTCCGGGTATTTTCAAGATTTTTTTCCGGAACTTTATTTGGCGATACAATACAGGGGCAAAAAAAGTATACCTCACTTTTGATGATGGACCGATTCCCGAATCAACTTTGTGGACTTTAGATATGCTTAAGGAAAAGGAGGTTAAAGCAACTTTTTTCTGTGTGGGAGAGAATGTGTACAAGCATCCCGAATTGTTTCAAAAAATACTTGACAATGGTCATGCCGTGGGAAATCATACTTATAATCATCTAAAAGGTTGGTCGGTTGATACGTCAAAGTATATCGAGAATGTGATTATGGCTAATGATTTAATCAAGTCAAACTTGTTTAGACCGCCTTATGGCCAAATTAAATCAGCGCAAGCAAAACATCTACTTTCCGAGTACAAACTTGTCATGTGGGATGTTTTAAGTGGTGATTATCGAAAGGATATTTCTCCAGAAAAATGTTACCAAGATGTTTTAAAATCAGTTCGCCCTGGTTCTATTATTTTATTCCACAATCACGCAAAATCGGAAGAAAATATGCGCTTTGCTGTTCCTCGATTAATAGATGAATTAAAGCTTCAAGGGTACGAGTTTGATATTTGTCATTAA